The DNA segment TTTTGTAAATCTTGAGCCTTTGTCCATCAGTTTCTGAATTTGAATTAATCGTTGATGACCAGCAGCTTCTTGAGCTGAAAGAGCGTATCCCTCAGCAGCCGACAATGAGTTTGTTATCATATCTATACTGAAATAGACATCATGGAACGCCAAAGTTGCAGCCTTCAAGTAAGCTATATTTGCATTGTGGTAATCCCCATACTCGCGATAGACATCAGCCATTAGCTGATGAACGAGCGCCGCATTCCTAGTTGAAATGACAGATTTCCAAGTTCCTTTCTCAATACGCCGTTGCAGGCGAGCCAGACGATTTAGCGCAGCCTGAGTGTAACCCCTTTTATTGACTCCTGCATAAATAATGTCCTATACTTTGGGCAGGAGGTGAGAGATGAGACCTCAGGGAAGCCCAAAGGAATTGGAACAAAGACGGCAACGTGCCATTGCTCTGCTTCAGGAAGGATACCAGCCTGTTGATGTAGCCGGCATGCTTGGAGTAGAACGCCGAAGCGTGCGGCGCTGGAAGGCAACACATCGCAAAAAAGGTGAAAAAGGCATTCAAGCCAAGCAAGCATCGGGGAGACCATCCAAACTTAACAGCAAAGATTTTCGAAAACTTGAGAAGTCGTTGCTTAAGGGATCGAAGAAGGCCGGATTTCCGACAGACCTCTGGACCTGTCCTCGGATTGCACAGCTTATCCAGTCTCTTTTTGGCGTTAACTACCATGTGGATCATATTGGCCGTATACTCCATGATCTTGGGTGGTCGCCCCAGAAACCGGAACGCCGGGCCATAGAGCGCAACGAAGCAAGAATCAAAGAATGGATAAAGGTTGACTGGCCACACATTAAAAAAAAGCTGCCAGACTGAAAGCGCATATCGTCTTTATCGACGAAAGCGGCATGATGATGGCACCTCTGGTCAGGAGAACCTGGAGTCCTCGTGGTCAAACTCCCATCCTGTACCAAAAAACCTGTTCTCATAAGAAAGTCTCTGTTATCGGCGCCCTCTGCATTGCACCTCGTAAAAATCAGCTCAGCATGTATTTTCGACTTCATCCAGATGTCAACATCGCATCTGACGCCGTCAAGGCCTTTCTTCGCTGTCTTCTGAAGGAACTGCCAGGACAGATCATTATCGTATGGGATCGTTTTCAGCCTCATCGTTCAAAAAAGGTGCAGAGCCTGCTGGCTATCAGGCCACAGCGTCTGCATTTCGATTACTTTCCTCCCTATGCGCCAGAGCTTAACCCTGTAGAATATGTCTGGGCTCATACAAAAATGAATCCCATGGCGAATGCCACAGCAATGGAGTTGGATACCCTTGCAACTGGCACTCGCAGCAGTATGCGCTCATTACAGAAAAAACAGCACCTGCTCCGTGCATTCATCAAAAAAAGTGGACTTTCTTTACGTCTCAAATAGGACATTACTTATGCAGCTATCAATAGCTGACTTTTTTGCTGTTGCAATTTCTCTCAGCCAATAGTCGCGATCTATCAGTTTCAATTTATACATCCTTTTCCCTTAGAATGCGGCACCCAATGCGGCAGTGAGCGGCCCCCGAAGGGGAGTCCGTTCGAGTGGCAGGTTCTCCCCGCAGCGTAGCGTAGGGGAGAAACAGACACGAGCCGCTCACTGCCGCATTCTTTCCCGGAGCGAAGCGGAGGGAGAGAACCAGTGATTAGCGAGTTAACTCGATAACGACGGCAATTTCCATCTCCGTTGCCTCGACAAAAAAACGATGCAGTCGTAACTAACTGATTTATTATATTAATCTGACTGACTAATATTCCGTTTGAGGTATTATCGGGTTTTCTGCTCATTATGCGGCACCCAAGATCGCAGAGCGCATTGAGGCTGTTATCAAAAATAATAGACTGTGGATGTGTGGTGACAGAGGCAGAGGGAAAAGGCCATTAACGATTTTGACTTCAAAAGTCCTATTGATGTCCCCTTGCACTCATCCCCTCCAATACTGAGGTTAATATATCAAGCAGGTTCTTCCGGCGTCAATACAAATATGCAGGCTGCTGAAAGGCTTCAGTTATAAGGGAAACTCACCATTAAATCTCCCCTCTCCCCTCTTTGCTAAAGAGGGGAATTATGCCTCCCCCCTTTCTGCCAACATAAGTGAAACAGTGACCCCCGAATAATTTAATGTATAAGGGCGAGGAAGGAACAGGGGTTATGGACTCCATGACAGACGAACAGATAGTGCCGGAGGTGGAAGTGACAGCAAAGGCAGAGCGGCGGCGGTTCAGCGCGGAGTATAAGAGGAAGATACTGAAGGCTGCAGATGCATGTCGGCTTCCGGGGGAACTGGGAGAGCTGCTGAGAAAGGAGGGGTTGTATTCCTCCAACCTTACGGCATGGCGGGCGACCCTGAAGCGAAGTGAACTTGCCGGGCTTGCCCCTAAGAAGCGCGGTCCGAAGGTAGTGGTCAAGGACGCCCGTGATCGGCGAATAGCGGACCTTGAGCGGGAGACCAGGAAATGGAAAGCACGCGCCGAGCGAGCTGAGGCGCTGGTGGACCTCCAAAAAAAAGTCTCGGAAATTCTGGAGATAGCTCTGCCGGAGTCGGAAGAGAAAAAGTGATACGCGCTATCGCAGAGATGGGTCCTCAGTTGGGTGTGGCTCCTGCATGTGCTGCTATGGGGTTGCCTCGTTCTACCTACTATCGGCACCGGAGCCCCCGGCCCCATAAGGCCAGTCATAGCACTCCAGCCAGGACCCTTACCCTGGATGAGCGGCAGGAGGTTCTGGCGGTGCTTCACGATCCGCGTTTCGTCGACGATGCTCCCGGGCAGGTCTACGCTGCCCTGCTTGATGAGGGCCGGTACCTGTGTTCGGAGCGAACCATGTACCGCATACTTGCCAACAATGCCGAGATACGCGAAAGGCGCAATCAGTTGCGGCATCCGGTCTACCGCAAACCCGAGCTGTTGGCCACGGCGCCAAACCAGGTATGGTCTTGGGACATCACCAAACTGCTTGGCCCGGTGAAATGGACCTATTACTATCTCTACGTTATCCTCGATATCTTCAGCCGGTACGTTCCGGGCTGGCTGCTGGCAAGGGTGGAAAGTGCCGCTTTGGCTAAACAGCTCATCGGGGAAACCTGCCTGAGGCAGGGAATCTCGCAGGATCAGCTTACTATACACTCTGATCGGGGTCCGTCCATGACCAGCAAGACCGTGGCCCTGCTGTTGGCTGATCTCGGAGTTACTAAATCCCTCAGTCGGCCTCACGTCTCCAACGACAACCCTTATTCGGAGGCCCAGTTCAAGACGCTTAAGTATCGCCCCGGCTTTCCCGGCCGCTTTGGATCTGAGCAGGACGGCAGAGCTCATTGCCAGGCCTTCTTTGCCTGGTATAACACCGGGCACCGGCATTCGGGTATCGGTATGATGACGCCTGAGTCGGTACATTACGGCCGCGCTTCTCATATTAATTCGGCAAGACAGAGGACTTTGGACATGGCTTATGCACTCCATCCAGAGAGGTTCGTCAAACGCCCGCCGTCACCGCCGGAATTGCCGGCAGCAGTCTGGATCAACCCTCCAGCAGAGAAAACGGCTCTCCAGAATGCCCCAGGATCGCAGTTCGTGACAGCAGCCGATTCGCAGTATGCCCCATCGGAAGGTGATTGGGACCTCATCACCGAGGCTTCTTCAGAAAAGGTCCTACAGTAAATGGCCATGGTCACTGTCTCAAAATCGTTGACAGGTTCCGCCCTTGCTTAAAGAACCTACTGTTGGTTGGCAAAGGCCTGTCCCCGAATGGGGAGAGGTTAGGAGGGATTTTGCTAATAAAATCTGTCCTCTGAAACCTGACCTGAAATACCCGCCTAAAAAAGAAAGCCCCGGAAAACATCCTGGCGTTTTCCGGGGCATAATCAGGCTTACGTTATAAAAATTATTATTCGTCCATATCCTGCATGGGCTTGATGAACTTGAAATAAACCATGGTCCAGTTGCCTAAAATAATGGCAATCGTTGCAGCGATGCTGCCGATCGAAAGTGTCGTTGCACCGGTCAGGGCCTGTCCGACGTTGCAACCTCCTGCTGCTGCAGCGCCAAAGCCCATCATCACGCTGCCGCCAAGCACGGTAAGCAGTTCCTTGGCATCACGCGGCGTCTTCCAGGTAAACTCTTTCAGGATCTTGGCGCTGATGGCAGCCCCGATGGGCACACCAATTATATAGAACGATGCCCAGGTCACCTTAAAGTCACCCAGTGCGAACATGGGGAAGAACTTTGACCGTGCGTCCCCTGTCAGAAGCGTAAAGAATACCTCACCGGTAGGCGTTGTGAAATTCAGTCCGCGTGCAAATCCCGGGGAACCCCAGTATTCCGAAGCCCAGAACGTAAGGAT comes from the Nitrospirota bacterium genome and includes:
- a CDS encoding IS630 family transposase; amino-acid sequence: MRPQGSPKELEQRRQRAIALLQEGYQPVDVAGMLGVERRSVRRWKATHRKKGEKGIQAKQASGRPSKLNSKDFRKLEKSLLKGSKKAGFPTDLWTCPRIAQLIQSLFGVNYHVDHIGRILHDLGWSPQKPERRAIERNEARIKEWIKVDWPHIKKKLPD
- a CDS encoding transposase; translated protein: MMMAPLVRRTWSPRGQTPILYQKTCSHKKVSVIGALCIAPRKNQLSMYFRLHPDVNIASDAVKAFLRCLLKELPGQIIIVWDRFQPHRSKKVQSLLAIRPQRLHFDYFPPYAPELNPVEYVWAHTKMNPMANATAMELDTLATGTRSSMRSLQKKQHLLRAFIKKSGLSLRLK